The Planctomycetota bacterium genome includes a region encoding these proteins:
- a CDS encoding zinc-dependent metalloprotease — MRILVLASLLAALQEPPKPPPAPPTPAAPAAPQPPPPKPPEFPRFEDVVRDLEVKKGYYTLYQKDNRLLAEIPAERLNKPFLLATSFARGDMSGWMWEEYLVQWIRVDRRLLLIEPEVRHRARPDDPLASSVRRNYTESIIAFADIVTVTPSGAPVIDLFMLLTQRSPQFLGPAFTRLFLPRGIDPMTAKLHQLKVFPSNLEIEVDLPPMGRGPITTVHYSLSELKETGYRPRLADDRVGYFLTSVKDYSKSPKDDTRFVRYINRWHIQKADPRLKLSPPKEPIVFYIEKTVPVQYRRAVREGILEWNKAFEKIGISEAIVVRQQTDTNEFAALDPEDVRYNFFRWITSDRAFAMGPSRVDPRTGQILDADIIFDDAMIRAYLQDHRLLIGEAARARLSPRLREFLDARPEIDPLLAELPGDRESRESILAALREREAMGMLDGNGRKACSLGRGLLQQMHLAQLAGLALSGEDALDKWPEEFVDQVVKEIVMHEVGHTLGLRHNFKASSWRSLDELAGDAPPEDTSGSVMDYNPLWIPADPKKPARYVPCTIGPYDYWAIEYGYKPLAAPSPEQEKPELDKIARRGAEKGLAYGTDEDLWSSDPLIELFDFGSDPLAYSVERMRLVQQIQEKLLDRAVRPGDSYAKARRAFMVLLLERLEAAGRAARHVGGHSIARDHRGDPGERPPVTPLTGDKQREALAFLRDHVFSDAAYRFSPDLLNRLGANRWRDWGQEFDFDVEFPIHDYVLLLQRWAILGVLNPETLQRVMDAELRTPRDRDALTLPEVFASLTQAVFTEILQPPPGEARYSERQPFLSSFRRNLQREYVAHLIHMSLEAESRGWGYPRQARTLAWHELKQIHDRIDRVLRVDPPPAFDRYSLSHLEEARQRIRRALEAAFSIGGGSFR, encoded by the coding sequence ATGCGCATCCTCGTCCTGGCGAGCCTTCTGGCGGCCCTTCAGGAACCTCCCAAGCCGCCGCCCGCTCCGCCGACCCCCGCCGCCCCGGCCGCCCCCCAGCCGCCGCCCCCCAAACCGCCCGAGTTCCCCCGCTTCGAGGACGTCGTCCGGGATCTCGAAGTCAAGAAAGGCTATTACACCCTCTACCAGAAAGACAACCGCCTCCTGGCCGAAATCCCCGCCGAGCGGCTCAATAAGCCCTTCCTCCTGGCCACGAGCTTCGCCCGCGGCGACATGAGCGGCTGGATGTGGGAGGAATACCTGGTCCAGTGGATCCGGGTGGACCGGAGGCTTCTGCTGATCGAGCCTGAAGTCCGCCACCGCGCCCGCCCGGACGACCCCCTGGCCTCCTCCGTCCGGCGCAACTACACCGAATCGATCATCGCCTTCGCCGACATCGTCACGGTCACCCCGTCCGGAGCTCCCGTCATCGACCTTTTCATGCTCCTGACCCAGCGTTCCCCTCAGTTCCTTGGACCCGCCTTCACACGCTTGTTTCTCCCGCGCGGCATCGATCCCATGACCGCCAAGCTTCACCAGCTCAAGGTCTTCCCGAGCAATCTGGAAATCGAGGTGGACCTTCCTCCGATGGGACGCGGGCCGATCACCACCGTGCACTACAGCCTCTCGGAGCTTAAGGAAACCGGATACCGCCCGCGGCTGGCCGACGACCGCGTAGGTTATTTCCTCACCTCCGTGAAGGATTACTCCAAGAGCCCCAAGGACGACACCCGTTTCGTCCGCTACATCAACCGCTGGCACATCCAGAAGGCCGATCCGCGCCTGAAACTCTCGCCGCCCAAGGAGCCGATCGTCTTTTACATCGAAAAGACCGTCCCCGTGCAGTACCGCCGGGCCGTCCGCGAAGGCATTCTCGAATGGAACAAGGCCTTCGAGAAAATCGGCATCAGCGAGGCCATCGTCGTGCGCCAGCAGACCGACACGAACGAGTTCGCCGCGCTCGACCCCGAGGATGTCCGGTACAACTTCTTCCGCTGGATCACCAGCGACCGCGCCTTCGCCATGGGCCCCTCGCGCGTGGACCCGCGCACCGGCCAGATCCTCGACGCCGACATCATCTTCGACGACGCCATGATCCGCGCCTACCTCCAGGACCACCGGCTCCTCATCGGGGAAGCCGCCCGGGCGAGACTTTCGCCGCGCCTGCGGGAGTTCCTGGACGCGCGTCCGGAAATCGATCCGCTCCTGGCCGAGCTGCCCGGGGACCGGGAATCCCGCGAATCGATCCTGGCCGCGCTGCGCGAACGGGAAGCGATGGGGATGCTCGACGGCAACGGCCGCAAGGCCTGCTCTCTCGGCCGCGGCCTCCTGCAGCAGATGCATCTGGCCCAGCTGGCCGGTCTGGCCCTCTCGGGAGAGGACGCCCTGGACAAGTGGCCCGAGGAGTTTGTGGATCAGGTGGTCAAGGAAATCGTCATGCACGAAGTCGGCCACACGCTGGGCCTGCGCCACAACTTCAAGGCCTCCAGCTGGCGCTCCCTCGACGAGCTGGCGGGCGACGCCCCGCCGGAGGACACCAGCGGCTCGGTCATGGACTACAACCCCCTCTGGATCCCCGCCGACCCCAAGAAGCCCGCCCGGTACGTCCCCTGCACGATCGGCCCCTACGACTACTGGGCGATCGAGTACGGTTACAAGCCGCTGGCGGCCCCCTCGCCCGAACAGGAAAAGCCCGAGCTCGACAAAATCGCCCGCCGCGGAGCCGAGAAGGGACTCGCCTACGGCACCGACGAAGACCTCTGGTCGAGCGACCCGTTGATCGAACTCTTCGATTTCGGCAGCGATCCGCTGGCCTACAGCGTCGAACGGATGCGTCTGGTTCAGCAGATCCAGGAGAAACTTCTCGACCGCGCCGTGCGCCCCGGCGACTCCTACGCCAAAGCCCGGCGCGCCTTTATGGTGCTGCTTCTCGAGCGCCTGGAGGCGGCCGGTCGCGCCGCCCGCCACGTGGGCGGCCACTCGATCGCGCGCGACCACCGCGGAGATCCCGGCGAGCGGCCTCCCGTGACGCCCCTGACCGGCGACAAGCAGCGCGAGGCGCTGGCGTTCCTGCGCGACCACGTCTTCTCCGACGCCGCCTATCGGTTCTCCCCCGACCTCCTCAACCGCCTGGGGGCGAACCGCTGGCGGGACTGGGGCCAGGAATTCGATTTCGACGTGGAGTTCCCCATCCACGACTACGTCCTCCTGCTCCAGCGCTGGGCGATCCTCGGAGTGCTCAACCCCGAAACCCTCCAGCGGGTGATGGACGCGGAGCTGCGCACGCCCCGCGACCGCGACGCCCTGACGCTTCCGGAGGTCTTCGCCTCTCTCACCCAGGCGGTCTTCACCGAGATTCTCCAGCCGCCCCCGGGAGAGGCGCGCTACTCGGAGCGGCAGCCCTTCCTCTCGAGCTTCCGCCGCAACCTCCAGCGGGAATACGTGGCGCATCTCATCCACATGTCCCTGGAAGCGGAATCGCGCGGCTGGGGATACCCGCGGCAGGCGCGCACGCTCGCCTGGCACGAGCTCAAGCAGATCCACGACCGAATCGACCGCGTGCTTCGGGTCGATCCGCCCCCGGCGTTCGACCGCTACAGCCTCTCCCACCTCGAAGAGGCCCGTCAGAGAATCCGGAGGGCGCTCGAGGCCGCCTTCTCGATCGGCGGCGGGAGCTTCCGATAG
- a CDS encoding DMT family transporter: MAPYLWMLLAAASFATMNALGRAASERGADWRLVALARVGLMLLFAFVIARAGRVRLAFLRPPALWMRSLAGSAALLSTFYSVTHLPLSDAVTLMNTVPVWVTLLSWPLLGERPGLKEAAAVGVSMLGVVLIAQPHFREGNLAILVALANAAFTAVAVLGLHRLGGIDPRAVVVHFSAVATAVGGAVLSLSGLEPHLPALRNAQAMALLVGVALVGTVGQIGLTRAFALGVPARVSVVGLTQLLFAVGYDVFLWHRTVNAWAAAGMILVAAPTAWLLLRRALRRNRAGGNEEIVKRDELSAVP, translated from the coding sequence ATGGCGCCCTACCTCTGGATGCTCCTGGCGGCGGCGAGCTTCGCCACCATGAACGCCCTGGGCCGCGCCGCCTCCGAACGCGGCGCGGACTGGCGGCTGGTGGCCCTGGCCCGCGTGGGGCTCATGCTCCTTTTCGCCTTCGTCATCGCGCGGGCCGGACGCGTCCGCCTCGCCTTCCTGCGGCCGCCCGCCCTCTGGATGCGCAGCCTCGCCGGCAGCGCGGCGCTTCTTTCCACCTTCTACTCCGTCACCCACCTGCCCCTTTCGGATGCGGTCACTCTGATGAACACCGTCCCCGTCTGGGTCACCCTCCTCTCCTGGCCTCTCCTCGGCGAGCGCCCCGGACTCAAGGAAGCCGCCGCCGTGGGCGTCAGCATGCTCGGCGTCGTCCTGATCGCCCAGCCCCACTTCCGCGAAGGGAACCTCGCCATCCTCGTGGCTCTGGCCAACGCGGCCTTCACGGCCGTGGCCGTCCTGGGACTGCATCGCCTGGGGGGGATCGACCCTCGCGCGGTCGTCGTCCACTTCTCCGCCGTGGCCACGGCGGTGGGCGGCGCGGTCCTGTCCCTTTCGGGCCTGGAACCGCATCTGCCGGCGCTCCGAAACGCCCAGGCGATGGCGCTCCTCGTGGGCGTGGCCCTCGTGGGAACCGTGGGACAGATCGGGCTCACCCGCGCCTTCGCGCTCGGAGTGCCCGCGCGCGTCTCCGTGGTGGGCCTCACCCAGCTCCTCTTCGCGGTCGGCTACGACGTCTTCCTCTGGCACCGCACGGTGAACGCCTGGGCCGCGGCCGGCATGATCCTTGTGGCCGCCCCCACCGCGTGGCTCCTCCTGCGCCGCGCGCTCCGCCGGAATCGCGCCGGCGGGAATGAAGAAATCGTCAAACGCGACGAACTTTCCGCCGTCCCATAG
- a CDS encoding aldo/keto reductase, whose protein sequence is MIAGKATPEGTAGFARRHAGLDPGHWRTPLGLTVSSIGLGTYLGNADPVTDRKYADSARRALELGVNVLDSAINYRYERSERSVGAALREAISSGLVSREEVVLCTKGGFITGDLGPATREWFETQILRPGLARLEDVTAGGHCMAPGFLRHELDRSRRNLGVETIDVYYVHNPETQIPEVGEDEYYRRLTAAFAALEEAAREGKLQFYGTATWNAYRVPPGDETHASLERTLECARAAGGADHRFRVIQLPLSLALPEAYAVPTQAVAGTERPALEAAAALGLVAFTSAPLVQGRLLGHPALRSARDKFPGLRTDAQRCLQFARSVPGVAAALCGMKTAEHVEENLQVASVPPLSAEALATLFGTGP, encoded by the coding sequence ATGATCGCCGGGAAAGCCACGCCCGAAGGAACCGCCGGCTTCGCCCGCCGCCATGCCGGACTCGATCCGGGCCACTGGCGGACGCCCTTGGGACTGACGGTTTCCTCCATCGGCCTGGGAACCTATCTCGGCAACGCGGATCCCGTCACGGACCGCAAGTATGCCGACTCCGCCCGCCGGGCCCTGGAGCTCGGAGTCAACGTTCTGGATTCCGCGATCAACTACCGGTATGAGCGCAGCGAGCGCTCCGTGGGCGCCGCCCTCCGCGAAGCGATCTCCTCGGGTCTCGTCTCCCGCGAGGAGGTTGTCCTCTGCACCAAAGGCGGGTTCATCACCGGAGACCTCGGTCCGGCCACCCGCGAGTGGTTCGAGACCCAAATCCTCCGACCCGGTCTGGCCCGGCTCGAGGACGTGACCGCGGGCGGCCATTGCATGGCGCCCGGGTTCCTCCGGCACGAACTCGACCGGAGCCGCCGCAACCTCGGCGTCGAAACGATCGACGTCTACTATGTCCACAATCCCGAAACCCAGATTCCCGAAGTGGGCGAGGACGAATACTATCGCCGCCTCACCGCCGCCTTCGCCGCCCTCGAAGAGGCCGCCCGCGAAGGCAAGCTTCAGTTCTACGGCACGGCCACCTGGAACGCCTACCGGGTCCCGCCCGGAGACGAAACGCACGCCTCCCTCGAACGCACCCTGGAATGCGCCCGCGCGGCCGGAGGCGCGGATCACCGCTTCCGCGTCATCCAGCTCCCCCTGAGTCTGGCGCTTCCCGAGGCGTACGCGGTGCCCACGCAAGCCGTCGCCGGGACGGAGCGGCCCGCCCTCGAGGCGGCCGCCGCGCTCGGACTCGTCGCGTTCACCAGCGCCCCGCTCGTCCAGGGCCGCCTCCTGGGACACCCCGCGCTTCGTTCCGCCCGCGACAAGTTCCCCGGCCTGCGCACGGACGCGCAGCGGTGCCTGCAGTTCGCCCGCTCCGTCCCCGGCGTCGCCGCGGCGCTCTGCGGAATGAAAACCGCCGAACACGTGGAGGAAAATCTCCAGGTGGCCTCCGTCCCGCCGCTTTCGGCGGAGGCGCTGGCGACCCTCTTCGGGACCGGACCCTGA
- a CDS encoding MFS transporter, with product MDGARRGMPLLRTRLFVMMLLEFFIWGAWLPLIFGYLPALGFSSLQQSLILNAFPVAAIVGMFFSNQFADRNFAGERFLAFSHLVGGLAMLGLGFTRSFWPFFALMTVHCLFYVPTISITNSIAFASLKDAQKEFGLVRMGGTIGWILAAWPIYFIFQGLNPEQVVDATRWTYVVAGAASLALAIFSLSLPHTPPRKAGEAGAGKLAWLEAMKLLRHPFVLVLWIITFVDSFVHTCYFSWTGRFLASPVVGLEGKWIMPVMSISQVSEILTMAVLGLVLKKLGWRATMTLGILGHAARFAVYAFAPSPALVVGVQVLHGICYAFFFATVYIFVDAFFPKDARSSAQGLFNVMILGIGQLVANFLCPVLFDEVFTKNGVTDWRSMFIMPTLIALGAAVALAVFFRPPRTQEAGASVPEAQPSGA from the coding sequence ATGGATGGCGCGCGGCGGGGGATGCCCCTTCTGCGGACCCGGCTGTTCGTGATGATGCTGCTGGAGTTTTTCATCTGGGGGGCGTGGCTGCCCCTCATTTTCGGCTATCTTCCGGCCCTGGGCTTTTCCTCGCTCCAGCAGTCGCTCATCCTGAACGCGTTCCCGGTCGCCGCGATCGTGGGCATGTTCTTCAGCAACCAGTTCGCGGACCGCAACTTCGCCGGGGAGCGGTTTCTGGCCTTCAGCCACCTGGTGGGCGGATTGGCGATGCTCGGGCTGGGGTTCACCCGGAGCTTCTGGCCGTTCTTCGCCCTGATGACGGTCCACTGCCTGTTCTACGTGCCCACGATTTCGATCACGAACTCCATCGCGTTCGCCAGCCTCAAGGACGCGCAGAAGGAGTTCGGTCTGGTCCGCATGGGGGGCACGATCGGATGGATCCTGGCCGCCTGGCCGATCTATTTCATCTTCCAGGGTCTGAATCCGGAGCAGGTCGTGGACGCCACGCGGTGGACGTACGTCGTGGCGGGGGCGGCGTCGCTCGCCCTGGCGATCTTCAGTCTGTCGCTTCCCCACACGCCGCCGCGGAAGGCCGGGGAGGCGGGGGCCGGGAAGCTCGCCTGGCTGGAGGCCATGAAGCTTCTGCGGCATCCCTTCGTACTGGTGCTCTGGATCATCACGTTCGTGGATTCGTTCGTGCACACGTGCTACTTCAGCTGGACGGGCCGGTTTCTGGCCAGCCCCGTGGTGGGTCTGGAGGGCAAATGGATCATGCCCGTCATGAGCATCAGTCAGGTCTCGGAGATTCTGACCATGGCGGTGCTCGGCCTGGTGCTCAAGAAGCTGGGGTGGCGGGCGACGATGACGCTCGGGATTCTGGGGCACGCGGCGCGCTTCGCGGTGTACGCCTTCGCGCCGAGTCCGGCGCTCGTCGTCGGGGTCCAGGTCCTGCACGGCATCTGCTACGCGTTCTTCTTCGCCACGGTCTACATCTTCGTGGATGCGTTCTTCCCCAAGGATGCGCGTTCCAGCGCCCAGGGCCTCTTCAACGTGATGATTCTGGGGATCGGGCAGCTGGTGGCCAATTTCCTGTGCCCGGTGCTTTTCGACGAGGTCTTCACGAAGAACGGGGTCACCGACTGGCGTTCGATGTTCATCATGCCCACGCTGATCGCCCTGGGGGCGGCGGTGGCGCTTGCCGTCTTCTTCCGGCCGCCCCGGACGCAGGAGGCGGGGGCGTCCGTTCCGGAGGCGCAGCCGTCGGGAGCCTGA
- a CDS encoding carbohydrate kinase family protein has translation MRRGIAAAGNWIVDRVKIIDAWPQEERLAQVLSVTRGGGGGAHNVLIDLARMKAPFPLVGIGWVGNDEDGRYLIEEARELKVDFSGIRVSLDHPTSFTDVMTVQSTGKRTFFHARGANALLSEDDVDPGSCRILHLAYLLLLDRIDPVAPRLLARLRAEGVKTSVDLVSAERARFAEVVPPALEHIDYLILNEIEAGECTDRRIRRPDGSFDRKALEEAARLLWRENLVVVHMPEGAFAKAPGEEAWVPSRPVRRIVSTVGAGDAFCAGMLYALHEGWPLRQALDLAHAAAAACLGHETTTEGLRPIQDL, from the coding sequence ATGAGGCGAGGGATAGCCGCCGCCGGCAACTGGATCGTCGACCGCGTCAAGATCATCGACGCCTGGCCGCAGGAAGAGCGCCTCGCCCAGGTCCTCAGCGTCACGCGCGGCGGCGGCGGGGGCGCCCACAACGTCCTGATCGACCTGGCCCGCATGAAGGCGCCCTTCCCTCTCGTGGGAATCGGGTGGGTGGGCAACGACGAGGACGGCCGGTATCTCATCGAGGAAGCCCGCGAGCTCAAGGTCGATTTTTCCGGCATCCGCGTCAGCCTGGATCATCCCACGTCGTTCACGGACGTCATGACCGTCCAATCGACCGGGAAGCGCACCTTCTTCCACGCCCGCGGGGCGAACGCCCTGCTTTCGGAAGACGACGTCGATCCGGGCTCCTGCCGGATCCTGCATCTGGCCTACCTGCTGCTTCTGGATCGGATCGATCCGGTGGCGCCCCGGCTCCTGGCGCGCCTGCGGGCCGAAGGCGTGAAGACCTCGGTGGACCTCGTCAGCGCCGAGCGCGCCCGATTCGCCGAGGTGGTTCCGCCGGCGCTGGAGCACATCGATTACCTCATCCTCAACGAAATCGAAGCCGGCGAATGCACGGATCGGCGCATCCGCCGGCCGGACGGATCGTTCGACCGCAAGGCGCTCGAGGAGGCGGCGCGGCTCCTGTGGAGGGAGAATCTCGTGGTCGTTCACATGCCGGAAGGGGCCTTCGCCAAGGCGCCCGGCGAAGAGGCGTGGGTTCCCTCCCGGCCCGTGCGGCGGATCGTCAGCACCGTGGGCGCCGGAGACGCCTTCTGCGCGGGGATGCTGTACGCCCTGCACGAGGGCTGGCCGCTCCGGCAGGCCCTGGATCTGGCCCACGCCGCCGCGGCCGCCTGCCTGGGGCACGAAACGACCACCGAGGGGTTGCGGCCGATCCAGGACCTCTGA
- a CDS encoding Gfo/Idh/MocA family oxidoreductase, with amino-acid sequence MAKRLGVGVVGAGFVGTFHIKSFVGVRHADILGVCSRTRAKAEKAAKLARDLGVGEARAYTSISEMVKAPGIDAIWVCSPNFSRVEVIQEIVDAGKGKLLGIACEKPLARNVKEARKVVELVKGFNTGYLENQVYAPMVARGKEILWRRGVPSAGRPYLARAAEEHGGPHEPWFWKGKEQGGGVLNDMMCHSIEAARFLLTDPRKGRDSLKPRTVSAEIATLKWARPDYARKLKERMGVDYTRRPSEDFARATVTWEDEEGRPVLTEVTTSWSFMGPGLRLSMEVMGPEYFMQGSSLNNHLQVFFSREVRGKEGEDLVEKQAAEQGLMPVVPEEESEYGYTAENRHMVECFRTGQKPMETFEDGLEVTKLLMACYMSAERGERLSWPPKGLDEYVPAPAREEYTAEDVFKGRK; translated from the coding sequence ATGGCGAAGCGGCTCGGGGTGGGCGTCGTCGGCGCCGGGTTCGTGGGGACTTTTCACATCAAGTCGTTCGTGGGCGTCCGGCATGCGGACATTCTGGGGGTGTGCAGTCGGACGCGGGCCAAGGCCGAGAAGGCCGCCAAGCTGGCGCGCGACCTCGGGGTGGGGGAGGCCAGGGCGTACACCTCGATTTCCGAGATGGTCAAGGCGCCCGGGATCGACGCGATCTGGGTGTGCAGCCCGAACTTTTCCCGCGTGGAGGTGATCCAGGAGATCGTGGACGCCGGCAAGGGGAAGCTCCTCGGGATCGCCTGCGAGAAGCCGCTGGCGCGCAACGTGAAAGAGGCGCGCAAGGTGGTGGAGCTGGTCAAGGGATTCAACACGGGATACCTCGAGAACCAGGTGTACGCCCCCATGGTGGCCCGGGGCAAGGAGATTCTCTGGCGCCGCGGGGTGCCTTCGGCGGGCCGGCCGTATCTGGCGCGGGCGGCCGAGGAGCACGGCGGTCCGCACGAGCCGTGGTTCTGGAAGGGGAAGGAGCAGGGCGGCGGCGTGCTCAACGACATGATGTGCCACTCGATCGAGGCGGCGCGGTTCCTCCTGACGGATCCCCGCAAGGGGCGCGACAGCCTCAAACCCCGCACCGTCAGCGCCGAGATCGCGACCCTCAAGTGGGCCCGTCCGGACTACGCCCGGAAGCTCAAGGAGCGCATGGGGGTCGATTACACGCGCCGCCCCAGCGAGGACTTCGCCCGGGCGACCGTGACCTGGGAGGACGAGGAAGGCCGGCCGGTCCTGACGGAAGTGACCACCTCGTGGAGCTTCATGGGGCCGGGGTTGCGGCTTTCGATGGAGGTCATGGGCCCCGAGTACTTCATGCAGGGCAGTTCCCTCAACAACCATCTGCAGGTCTTCTTCTCCCGCGAGGTGCGCGGCAAGGAGGGGGAGGATCTGGTCGAAAAGCAGGCGGCCGAGCAGGGGCTCATGCCGGTCGTGCCGGAGGAGGAAAGCGAGTACGGCTACACGGCCGAGAACCGGCACATGGTGGAGTGCTTCCGCACGGGGCAGAAGCCTATGGAGACCTTCGAGGACGGCCTGGAGGTGACGAAGCTTCTGATGGCCTGCTACATGTCGGCGGAGCGGGGAGAGCGGCTGTCGTGGCCCCCGAAAGGGCTGGACGAGTACGTGCCGGCTCCGGCGCGCGAGGAGTACACGGCGGAGGACGTCTTCAAGGGAAGGAAGTGA
- a CDS encoding 4a-hydroxytetrahydrobiopterin dehydratase: MALADRKCGPCKGGTPPLPREEAEKLRAAEVPRWELSERADRLRREFSFKDFRKAMKFVHAMAELAEAEGHHPDFHVHYNKVLVEIWTHKIGGLHENDFILAAKIDRLAR, encoded by the coding sequence GTGGCTCTGGCGGATCGGAAATGCGGGCCGTGCAAGGGGGGCACGCCGCCCCTCCCGCGGGAGGAAGCCGAAAAGCTCCGGGCGGCGGAGGTTCCCCGGTGGGAGCTTTCCGAGCGCGCGGACCGGCTCCGGCGCGAGTTCTCCTTCAAGGACTTCAGGAAGGCGATGAAGTTCGTCCACGCCATGGCGGAGCTGGCAGAGGCGGAAGGCCACCACCCGGATTTTCACGTCCACTACAACAAGGTGCTCGTCGAGATCTGGACGCACAAGATCGGCGGGCTTCACGAGAACGACTTCATCCTGGCCGCCAAGATCGACCGGCTGGCCCGATGA
- a CDS encoding Gfo/Idh/MocA family oxidoreductase, which yields MREIRFGIIGGGLMGREFASAAARWCHLLDVDFRPVLVGLCDTNPAIFEWYRRHFPSLRAVTTEYRELLARPDIDAVYCAVPHHLHRELYTEIIRAGKHLFGEKPFGIDLPACRAIVEEIRRRPDVFVRCSSEFPFVPGAQRVLRAIRENRFGRIIEVNAGFLHSSDLNPEKPINWKRQVEFNGEYGCLGDLGMHALHVPLRAGWRPRRVFAQLNKIVSERPDGKGGRVPCLTWDNGTLHCDVVNPADGLPFPMTLRIYRIAPGETDTWYLEILGTRYSCRFSSRNMKAFQFMEYAPGGPQTWQEENLGYETIYRTITGSIFEFGFSDAILQMWAAFLDEMVHGRAPYGCVRPEEALDSHRLFTAALESQKTRQAVEIDYA from the coding sequence ATGCGCGAGATCCGCTTCGGCATCATCGGCGGCGGCCTCATGGGCCGCGAGTTCGCCTCCGCCGCGGCCCGATGGTGCCACCTGCTCGACGTGGATTTCCGCCCCGTCCTGGTGGGACTCTGCGACACGAACCCCGCGATCTTCGAGTGGTACCGCCGTCATTTCCCGTCCCTCCGGGCCGTCACGACGGAGTACCGCGAGCTTCTGGCCCGCCCGGACATCGACGCCGTCTACTGCGCCGTGCCGCATCACCTCCACCGCGAGCTCTACACGGAAATCATCCGCGCGGGCAAGCATCTCTTCGGCGAAAAGCCGTTCGGCATCGACCTGCCCGCCTGCCGCGCGATCGTGGAGGAGATCCGCCGCCGCCCGGACGTCTTCGTCCGCTGTTCCTCGGAATTCCCGTTCGTGCCGGGCGCCCAGCGCGTTCTGCGCGCGATCCGCGAAAACCGCTTCGGGCGCATCATCGAGGTGAACGCCGGGTTCCTGCATTCCTCGGATCTGAACCCGGAAAAACCCATCAACTGGAAACGGCAGGTGGAGTTCAACGGGGAATACGGATGCCTCGGCGACCTCGGCATGCACGCGCTCCACGTGCCGCTGCGGGCGGGATGGCGTCCCCGCCGCGTCTTCGCCCAGCTCAACAAGATCGTCTCCGAACGGCCCGACGGCAAGGGCGGCCGGGTGCCGTGCCTCACGTGGGACAACGGAACGCTCCACTGCGACGTCGTCAACCCGGCGGACGGCCTTCCGTTCCCGATGACGCTCCGGATCTACCGGATCGCCCCGGGCGAGACCGACACCTGGTACCTCGAAATCCTCGGCACCCGCTACAGCTGCCGCTTCTCCAGCCGCAACATGAAGGCCTTCCAGTTCATGGAGTACGCCCCCGGCGGCCCTCAGACGTGGCAGGAGGAGAACCTCGGCTACGAAACGATCTACCGGACGATCACCGGAAGCATCTTCGAGTTCGGATTCTCGGACGCGATCCTTCAGATGTGGGCGGCGTTCCTGGACGAGATGGTCCACGGCCGGGCCCCGTACGGCTGCGTCCGCCCGGAAGAAGCGCTCGACTCCCACCGGCTGTTCACGGCGGCCCTGGAGTCCCAGAAGACCCGGCAGGCGGTCGAAATCGATTACGCCTAA
- a CDS encoding aldolase: MSHLKPRLNRLFARTGKCFDVAVDHGFFNEFSFLGGIEDLEKAVRTIAEAGPDAIQLTVGQARLLQDLPGPRKPALVLRTDVANVYHPALPSALWSKMIDDPVEQALALDAACVVVNLLLLPGQPDLHGQCVDNICRLKPACERYGMPLMIEPLVMRPNDKGGGYMVDGDLRKITALVRQAVELGADVIKADPCDDVREYHKVVEIAGRVPVLVRGGGKAPTAEILRRTYDLMQQGARGIVYGRNVIQHPDPAGITRAFMALVHEGATPEQAARFVKE, encoded by the coding sequence ATGAGCCACCTCAAGCCGCGCCTGAACCGCCTGTTCGCCCGCACGGGCAAGTGCTTCGACGTCGCCGTCGACCACGGCTTCTTCAACGAGTTCTCGTTCCTCGGAGGGATCGAGGACCTCGAAAAGGCCGTCCGCACCATCGCGGAGGCGGGTCCGGACGCCATCCAGCTCACCGTGGGCCAGGCCCGACTCCTTCAGGACCTGCCCGGACCGCGCAAGCCCGCGCTCGTCCTGCGCACCGACGTGGCCAACGTCTATCACCCGGCGCTGCCTTCGGCGCTCTGGTCGAAAATGATCGACGATCCGGTGGAGCAGGCGCTGGCGCTGGACGCCGCCTGCGTGGTGGTGAACCTCCTGCTTCTTCCCGGACAGCCGGACCTCCACGGCCAGTGCGTGGACAACATCTGCCGCCTCAAGCCCGCCTGCGAGCGCTACGGAATGCCGCTCATGATCGAACCGCTCGTCATGCGGCCCAACGACAAGGGCGGCGGCTACATGGTGGACGGAGACCTGCGCAAGATCACGGCGCTCGTGCGCCAGGCGGTGGAGCTGGGCGCCGACGTCATCAAGGCCGACCCCTGCGACGACGTGCGGGAATACCACAAGGTCGTGGAGATCGCCGGCCGCGTGCCGGTGCTCGTCCGCGGCGGAGGCAAGGCGCCCACGGCGGAGATTCTGCGGCGGACCTACGACCTGATGCAGCAGGGCGCCCGGGGCATCGTCTACGGCCGCAACGTCATCCAGCATCCGGATCCGGCGGGAATCACCCGCGCCTTCATGGCCCTCGTCCATGAGGGGGCCACCCCCGAGCAGGCCGCCCGCTTCGTCAAGGAGTAA